GCCTGCACCAGGCTGATCTCGTAGTTGAATACCGTCATCTGGCTATCAAGCAAAGTGAGGAAATCGACCCGATTGACGCGGTAGGCTGCGAGCGCTGATTCAACCGTCAACCGGGCTTGCGGCAGGATCGCATCCTGGTACAGCCGGGCCGATTTCATGGTCTGCTCCGCAGCCGCCACCTGCTGCCGTAATTGGGCACCCACCTCGTTGCGTTGCGCCTGGTAAATGCTCAGGGCCTGATCGCGCGTGGCAAGCGACTCCAGTTCGCGAGGCTCGAGCTTATTGCCGCGCCAGACGGGCAGATTAATCGCCACGGTAAGGCTCACCATGTCCGGTCGCCGGCTGCCGTCGAGCATGTTGTCGCGCTGGCCGTAGGACATGCGCACGTCCAGGTCGGGGTAATAGTTCTTGCGTGCCAATTCCAGTGCCTTGTCATTGCGCGCCACCAGGCTTTGCAGCGCCAGCAGCCGTGGGCGCTGTGCAAGGGCCGCCGCTCGCAAGGACTCAACATGCAAGGACTGGTCGTTGAAGTCATTCAGCAACGGGGGCTCGGGTACAGGCGCAGCCATGTTGGCGCTGCGACCCAGCGCCCGGATAAGCTCTGCCTCGATCGTCGTCCGTTCGCGTGCGAGCCTGAGCAGCTCATCCGTCATCCGGGATACCTGGGTCTGCGCTTTCAGCACGTCCGTCTGGTTTCCGCGGCCGACCGAATAATGATCTTCCGCAATATGGAGAAACTCATCCAGGATCGATTTATTTTTCTCGACCAACCGGGTGAGCTCAAGCGTCAAGCCCAGATCGAAATAGGCTATTTTGATTTCACGCGTGACGCGGTTTACCGTCTCCGCATAGCCGTGTTCGACGGCTTCCGCATCCTTGGCCGCGACATCCTTGCGCAAACCGCGTTTTCCGGGAAAGGGCAGGCGCTGCGACAGACCGATCATTTTCATGGTCATGTCCTCTCGGTTGAAGGTCGACGAGGCCAGCGGCGCATTGATCACCCCCGCTTCGAGCACCGGGTCATCGAGCGCTTCAGCCGGCGATATCCTCTGCCGCGCCGCTTCGCGCTCCCGCAGTGCAGCCTGAACCTCCGGACTGTTCTCCAGGGCCTCGGCGATCAGGGCACGCAGGCCAGGAAAGTCATTACTATTTGCTGTTGCAGAAGCGCCCGAGGGTATTTGTGGCACGGCGCGCGTGGGCGCTGCCGTGCCAGTCCAACTGGAAATTTCGCCGTGGGCTTGCGACTGAAGCAAGGCAAGGGTTAGTGCTGCCGCGATGATTTGCTTGTGGATCACTGCGAATCCTCCTGTCCATGGGTGTCCTGCCGGTTGGCGTTTACTTCCGCCATTTCACGATGACGTAGTCCGAACCGGATTTTTCCAGGAAGAATTCCACTGCGTCGCCTTTCTTCACCTGGTCTGCCAACGCGCTTTCCTTCAAGCGAAATGACATTGTCATTCTCGGCCAATTTAAAGCGGGGATGGGATCGTGGTTCATTTTTACCGTGGCATTAGCCCGGTCGATGGTCAGCACTACTCCTCTGCCAGGAATGAGACCTGTAGCGGCAGTGGCGGCCGTGCTTGCGGCCGCGGCAGAACCAGCAGCCAGGGTCAGGGCATCTTTCCCGGATCCTGATGTGAGCTTCTGCTTCTGTAAAAACCGATCGTCGGATAATTCGGTTGGGTATCGCGGCGAAATATTGACAGGCGTGGGATCAACTGGAGCCGCATAGGTGATTGGTCCGCCAAATGCCAAGGCGGGCACCCATGCGAGCGCCAGCGCCAGTTGCCGGGCAACAGAGAATTGAATTGTCATTGCAGCCTCCTGAGTGGGGGACTACCGCGAAAACGGATGAGCGATAGCCAGCCCGACGCGCTTTGCGACCCGTGCTTGCCCGGAAAAAGGCAGGACGGTGGGACGCGCGGCTAATGCCACGTAACGACGGCGGTTTTGCCGTTGTTACGGACGGATTTGTGACGTCGAGTGATTAAGCTAGAGGGGGACGTTGCAACTGCTCAAGAACGAGCAAGGTGAAGCGGGAATTGAATAATACGGCGTAGGAGGCGCCGTCGCCGGGCAGCGTGGTAGAAGCAGCAGAGGGAATCGGGGCGGTACAACTTGCCTGGCAGGGCGTACCATCGCACTTTGGTATGGGCGTACTCTCGCCAATACCCTGTACCGATTCGTGGGCGGCGTCGCCGGCGTCGCCGGTACCAGCAGTCTGCTCGGGGTCGGGAATCTCCTGGGTATCAGGTGCGGCATTCATGGCTCCCGCGCATGGCAACATGCCGGGAATGGCGGGTACGCTAGCCCCTGGAGCTTCGGGGGTATTAGTGGTAGTGGGCGTATCAAGGCGGCCGATGCTCATCTCCTTGTCTTTCAGGCAAAGAGACATGGTCGCAGCCATGGCCCCTTGCAGGGGGAGCCATAACATGATTAAAACCAGTACGAGTTTTCGCCAGGGGGCAATCATGCTTTCCAGTATAGATGACGTTCCCGGTTAGTCAAGCATGGTAACCTGCGAAATCATACCAGACGCAATCAGTGTGACGAATAGCTGAGCATGGGATCACAAGAATATTTGCGATGGCTACAGCCGTCACGATAATGCGTGCCCAAGCGTATCCAATATGCCGGCCTCAAGCGCCGGTGTCTGTCTGCTTACGCGAGAATATTGAGACCTGGGGGATTGCCCATTGGGATTTCGACTGCTAGGCGATTCGCCCAACGGGACTTACGAGGTGGGGGCGCCCGGCGATGTTCTCAGGCGATGTTGAGGGGGATACCGCGCGCCTTAAAGCGCCTGATCTCTTCGTTGCGGCCGCGATCGTCCAGCGAGCGGAACAGCGACTGATCGTATTCCCGGTTGACCAATTGCGAAATGACGATAAAAGCCAGATCACATATACGGCCGCGCACGTCGCGTTCGATGTATTCCGGCATATTGTCTGGCAGTGGCCGGGTATCGTCCAGCAGCTTGTCAAGATCGGATTTAACCGCGGAAAGGGTTTCGCGCACCGTCCACGCCTCTTCGGCGGCAAGCAATGCCCACAGGATTTCGAGGCCCTCCTTGCGGGCGTTGAGTCCTGCCGTGCCCAATTTGGCAAGCAGATGCGAAACGGCATCCGCTTCGAACAGACATAGAATCCGCCGCGCGTTGTACGCTTCCAGTGTCTGGCTCTGTTCCAGCGAGTCGACCAGTTTCGCCGCGTTTGACGCATCGCTGAGGATAATCGCCCTAACAATCGGGGATTCGGTCACATCCTGTGTTTTCGGCGTGCGCAGGACTTGCGTGAGCATTTGCGGGGGGATGGCCATTTCTACCTCAATAAATGTTCACGATGCCTGAGTCACTGACGCCATTCAACGCTTTAACCACCGCTTTTGAGCCTTTTTTGGAGACGGGGTCGTGCCCCTTGATCAACACCTGTTCCAGGAACATGGTCGCATGCGTGGTAGCGCAGACGAACCCCGTCATCAAAAACTTGCACGCCGACTTGGCGGCTTTGCGCCGGTTGTCCAACGGCTTGAAGAAATGTACATGGCTGGAGCAGGAAGCCATGAACAATAGCTTGCACGCCAGCGATGACTTGTCGAGATCGGCTGAGCCGACCTGCACGGAGGTTTCGAACTCGGGGGGCTTGCGTGGCAGGATGTTGTAGAAATGCCGGCCCTTGAGAGGCTTGTCGCCGCGCGCTGTCGTGGTGGTTGAGAGCTTGGCGTAACAGGTATCGAACAAGCGCCAGGCGCCAGCCGCGGAGCACGCCGCTGCGGCTGCGATCTTCTTCGCCTTGATCGCTTTCTGCTGCACTTTCGCATTCGCGGCGGCGGTGGCCAGGGCTGCCGGCAGGAAAGCCTTGGGGCCGGAGGTGGTAAGGTCGTATTCCGCGGGCGTGACCGAATGGTGGACGAGGTCGCCTATGCATTCCGTATCGGTCGCGTCGTAGCCCATGCGAAAATGGACTCCCCACGGGTTGACCGGAAATGTCTTCGTGTCCGGCACCTTTGGCGTGCCCGCCGGCGCGAAAGCCGGGCCCTGGCCGTAACGTGAGTGGCCCTCGTACACTACAAAAATATCGGCGGTGTCCAGCGCCTTGGCGAATTCCGCCTTGGTATACACCACCTCCACTTCGTGTGTAACGCCTTTCGCGCTTGCGCCTTTCGGATACGTCCATGCCGAAACCGCGCCTTTTTTCGGGTCGCATTTATCTTTCAGAAACTTAAGCAGCGCTATCCCCTGACCCACGTCTCGAATTTCGACTCCCTCCGCGATGACGATCTTTTGTGCCATGGCCCTACCTCATCCCTTTCCACACAAGGCTGATCCAAGCCGCCAGAACTGCCAAGAGCCATAAGAGCTCTTCAAAGCTGCTTTCAGCTACGCGCGACGTTTTGCTGCCTGCTGCGCGCCGCCCGCTCAGCTATCAGCTACGGAATGATGACCTTCAGCTCGTCATACACGAATCCATCGGTCGGCACGGTGACATCAAATTCATCCACGACCGGATATACCCCTTCAGGTTTCGCCGGATCGGCCGGGGCGCCCGGAGTCGATTCCACGGTTACATAATCCGCGCCATTCATGCCCAGTTTGTCCTCGCGGCCGCGGTACTGCTCGATTTCCGTCAACAGTCCGGCAAGCGGGCCCGAGGTGATGTCGTAGCCAACTTCGCCTTCCATATGCTTGGCGAGCCACTGGATCGCCTCGCGCTCGCGGCTCCTGCGCATCGGGACGCAGATGCGTGCCCACGGGCTATTGAGAAACTCGTTTCGCCGCCGGTCGCCATCCAGTTGAATCAGCCAGCCGAGCGAGCTGCCCAGGGGCGCGGGGTCGCTCTCAGCGGTAATTTCATAGGCTTCACGCTCGAGCCCCACGGTCTTGGAGGCGAATCGCGGTTTCCACCACGACGGATGGGTATAGGTGAAGATGCCGTCGATATCGAAGTAGCGATGGAAATACTCGATCTCCAGCGGGGTGGGTTCGCTCGGATCGTCGCCGCGGCCGAACAGGTAGCTCACCATGCGGTTCATGACCTCGTAGCGCTCCTCGCGCCGCAGGTCATTCGCGGGACGACTCTTGATCTTGCTTTTTTCAGTGATGAGGGCCTTGTTCTGCTCAAACTGCTTCTGGAGTGCCTCTTCGGTGATCTTGGCGACTGCGGCCTGACGCTGCGCTTCCCAGGCGGCCATCACGCTTTCGGACGGTTTCCAGACGTAGCTGTAGTTCACCTGCACCGGCGCGCTGTCGCCGGGCAGGACGCCAAGCTTGGCGGTATAGGTGCGGGTGCCCGGGTCCCATGTCGATCCCAGGTCGAATTCATTGTGCGGCGCCGGAGAGAGATCATCCTTGCCGCCCCCTTCGAGATCGGTGATGTTGTCGATGCGCAGGCCGGTCACGTCGCGGTCATCGCCCGGCTTGACCACGATGGTGACGTAGTACATCTTTCGGCTGGAATCGTACAAAATGCTGGTCGAGGTCGAGTCGGACTCAACCCCGCCCCCGGGCCGCGGCGGAACACCCGGCGGGATCTCCGGCACCGTGATCGGGCCTGTCTCCCGGAAGTGGACGAAACGGCTGCGCGCCAGGCCGGTGCCGGGGTTGCGCAGATACAACTGCCACACCAGTCGCGGACCCAGATCCTGCACCTTTACGCTCACGCGCCGGAGCACACGCCGCAGTCCATAGCTGACCGGCTGGGGGCTTTCATTGCGGATTACGCGCCTCGTAGTAGTGGTCTCAGTGACTTCGGTTGTATCCCGCGTTTTGATGCTGAAGCTCTTGGTGATGCGCTCCGACGCCCGCTTGGTCACTTCTTTCAGGCGCCGAGTGGAGTATTCGCGGCTGCGCTGCGAGCTGACGCCGAAGCTCGCCGATGCGGACGCGCCCACCTGCCACACCCCAACTCCACCGGATGCGCTCGCCGACATCGAGGCGGAGACATCCTGCTGCACCATCGATGAAACTTTGTCCGATACTTCATCCAGGTTCTTTTCTTCGACTGCCTGCTCGCTCACGATTTCCAGCCCCTGTTCGAGAATCTCCTCATGAATCTGCTTGCGTACTGTCTGGTAAATCACCTCCAGCGTTTCGAGGGGGGCAACGGTGAACGCCTCCTCGATGGGCCCCACGCCTTCCTCCTTGTTGAAGTAGAGCTGCCGGTAATAGTGCGCGATTCCGATCGGGGATAACGCCTCGTGTATGCTGATTGCTGCCGGCCACATATGGGGCAAAACGGTTCCCCTGAAATTGGTGTTGGCCAGCATCAATTGCATCAGGTCTTTGTCGGGCTGGGCGACCCACTCCTGCGCGGCTTTCAACAGGTTTTCCTGGATCACGTCCCGGGTGCCGATGAAATCGAAATCTGGCAACCTCGCGCCGAGGCGGCTCGAAACGGCCATGGGGATGGTTTTTAACCCTTGGGTGAATGAATTGAAGCGGGCTGATGCAGCTGCCGCGCCCGCCCGACCGGCACCGCCAGCTCCGGCGGCTCCGGCGCCTCCAGCGGCTCCAGCGGCTCCGAGGTTGGCAGCCTGCTCACGGGATAATTGGGCGGGATCAGTCAGGGAAAACCCGTTCAGGTAGACATCTTTCCCGATTGCGACCGCATTGGGAAAATTAGGCACCTCCACCTTCTGTATCGCTTCCGGAGGAATTGCCCGGCCATGGATATCGATCGGCACCCGCAATTCCTGACCCCTGAATTCGAAATCGATCTGTGCCGGGAGGGGCTTGCGGAGTGTCTTGCTGAGCGCGAGGGCGGATGGTGTTTTTCCATCGAACTTGATAGCTGCTGCTTTTGGCAGGCGGTACGCGACCGAGTTGGAGATGAACCGGATGCCGATGAGTGAAATCCAGCGCAAAATAAGCGGTTCATACGCTGCCACGGTCATGGTGGCGTATGCCTCGGTAAAACGCTTCAATTCTGTAGTCATGGTCTTCTCCTTGATCTTTACTCGGTCTTTGGTGCAACGCTGGCGCTAACGGTAATGGGCGAGGGATTTCACAACTGCGGTCATTCACCGCTCTCAGGTGTTTTGTTCGGCGCGCGACACAACACCGGCAAATCCGGTTGGTACAATCTGTTCCGCTTGAATGATAAAAACGATTTGCTGCAATCGAGCCGGCAATGCATAGAATATAGGTATAGATGAACTTTCCATGGATGGCAATTGAAGTGAGGCTTCGTGTCACTTCCTGGGAAGGAGTTCTGCTGCCCGCGGACCGATGCGCGCCCAAACGGGTCCGATAGGAGCCAGCGGCCTTACGATGTGATAGCCTGCCGTGATCCGATGGATTTGAAGTTGCAGTCATCCATTCCTCTTACGAAAGCCGGTAATGAATGCATAATTCACGGTTGAAACCACTCACTCGACACCACGGCCATGAGCAAAAAAGGCGACAAGAAAGAAAGCGGCACGAAGAAAGAAAACGGCAAGGCTGGCAAACTAGCCACCAGCAAGCCGGCAGTCGAAATGTCGAAGAAAGACTATGAAGAAACGCTATACCGGCTGCAGATCGAGCTCGTGAAGCTGCAGCGGCATTTAATCAAAAGCAATGAAAAGATCGTGGTCATCTTCGAGGGTCGGGATGCCGCTGGCAAGGACGGGACGATCAAACGCATTACTGAACATTTGAGCCCGCGTGAAACACGCGTCGTGGCGCTGGGCAAGCCTTCCGACCGGGACCGCAGTTCGTGGTACTTCCAGCGCTATGTTCAGTATTTGCCCGCCGCGGAGGAACTGGTGCTGTTTAATCGCAGCTGGTACAACCGGGCCGGGGTCGAACGGGTCATGGGTTTCTGTACTAACGATGAGTATGAGGAATTCATGAGTTCCGTATTAGAATTCGAGCATATGCTGATCCGCTCGGGCCTCAAGCTCCTCAAGTATTACCTGGACATCAGCAAGGCCGAGCAGGCAAAACGCCTGGAAGGGCGCAAAAAGGACCCCCTGGCACAGTGGAAAATCAGTGCGCTTGATGAATACGCACTGAAAAAATGGGATGAATACACGCTAGCGCGCGACAAAATGCTGGTGCACACCCACAACCTCATCACGCCATGGATCATTGCCCACGCCGATGACAAACCGTCTACCCGGATCAATGTCATCAAGGACATGCTCAGCCGACTGGAGTATGAGGGCAAGGAAGAGCGGCTGGTTCTGCCGGACCCGAAGATTGTGGCAACGTTCGACGCCTCCTTTATCGAGGAAGGCCTTCTAGCAAGATAAGCGCGAAAACGCCCCTACACTTGGCGCGCCTGCCTCGGGGGTCTCTTCGAGGGGCTGGGAGCCTGGACCAGGGACACAAGGACACCAGGGACTCCGTCGTGGCACCTCCAACCAGATTTCAGTGAGAGGAACTATCAGAATGCTTTGTTTGAGAAGCAGGAGTTCCAACGTTCACGTATTTGCGGAAAAGCTCGTCAACCTTGGTTTTGTATTTATCCAGCCGAGGGTCCTTGCCATAGGCATCTGCGGTTTCAAGTATTGCCTTGTTGAAGTCTTCATCGCCGGTGCGCAAGGATAGCGTCAAGGATCCGTCTTTAGCGAGTGCTCTTTCCCAGCGGGCACGGATATCCGCCCAGAAGCCGCTAGTCGATTTCCAATAGTCCGAGGCGGGTTTAAAGTCGTAACCGTCAATGCGACGGTACTCATTGAAACCAAATTCCCGCACGAGTACCACGTCCTTACCATCCTCTTTGCGTATTACTTTGGTATTGTCCTGCTCGTGCGTCCAACCCTGGGGCGTGATGGTATGCCGGTTCTCCCCATTGATCAGTTGGTAGTCGTCGCGCTTGGTGTATTCGCGCCGTGGCAAGGGCCGCCAACCGCGTTCGGAGGTCCAGGTTGAAACCCCATATCTGTGGTTCCATTTTCCGCTGCCGGAGTAGCGCGGCGCATCATTTACCTCGTATACCAATTGCGTCCATGTGCCCGGGATTCCGGCCGCTTCCCTTTGCCGTGGCTCGACGCGCTGATTACCTACATAAACCCAGTGCTTCGGTGATTCGTACACCCAGTCCTGGCGCCAATGCTTGGTGATCGTGCCGCCACCCATGACAAGGATATGTTGCAGCGAGATACGCTTACCCGTGTCTTCGACCAGCAATACATGCTCGAACGCGCCGCTGCGTTTGGGATCCTTGCGGGTGTAACCCGGCTTTAACACAACGGTTTCATCGAAATTGAATCTCACCTGGTAGTTGCCCGGAATTGCGAGAATCGCCCGGCGATCGCACTCGAACGCATTCTCTCCGGCTGCACACCCCGCAACGGGACGTTCGACAGTCGGGTAGTCGGCGGAAGCTGCTACGGAAGCCGGGACAGAAGCTGTTTTTGCTAGAAATGATTTCCCTGCGCATGCACTTAACAGGGGCAATAAAAGCAAGCAGGCTGCAACCTTTGATGCGCGTTTCATTCGTATCTCCTGGCCAGGAACCAAATTGATAAGACTGATAAGACCTGAAAATTTCACAGTTGTTGCCACGCAAAAATCGCCGACCAGGCTTTGTCGTCGCTTGGGCTCTACCCCTGCCGGGCGGTTTTAGCCTGTGAGGCGGCTGGCTTGCTGGCGGGCTGGCTTGGTTGCTGGCTGGCTGGCGGGCGGGCACCTGTATTACGGTCTGCTACCGGTGTGACATTGTCACTGTAAACAGGTTCGGGGGAATGCAACAGGTTGTTGCTGGTTCAAGGTTCTTCACTCTGGAGCATCGGGCTCTCCGTATAAAGGCATTTTGCTATTCCCGGGAAACATCGCTGATCCGGCGGTTCATTACTTCCAGCTGCGCATTTGCCACATTCCCGGAGTAATTAGTCAACAAGCAGGTAAGTTTAACTGGAAAAGACGAGGTTCGTAAGATCCGGGCGGATATTACGAACCTCAAGGAGGTGATGAACCTAAGGAGAAAAGAATGAAAATACACCACGTACTACATGCTTATCAGAAACAACAAGCAGCTTTAGTATAGAGACCGCGGATCAGCTTTGGAATGCGACATATTGCCGCGCGACAATATGTCGCACCCGCGCGGATTGTTCGTCGAAACCAGACAACCACGCGCCCCGCTTTGCTCTGTACTACTTTAACCATACCTATTTTTGCGCCTCAGGGCGGATATGCGAGCTAAGGCTGAGGAGCAAAGGCAGCCATATAGGCGATAGGCGATAGGCGATAGGCGGACGCGGCATATTTCCGGATCGCTCCAGGTTTTCGGCACTTCATGTGGCGGCCGCGAAATACGCCTTGAAAGCATAAAATGTGTCGCCGGGGATAAGTCTCGTCGTCTGAACATTCCGATAGCCCGCATCCTGCAACTGATGGACTAGTTCGTCCACGGCGGGTAATCGCCCGCCGGTTGCAGTTGCCGCGCCCCATAGATTTAGCACCTCGATCCCCAGGTTCCCTCCCTGGCAGCAGGTCGTCATTAGCAGAAAACCTCCGGTTTTGATGAATTTCCCCACCTGCCGCAGGAGAGTAACTCTATCTTCAACCGGAAAATAATAAATATTGTTGTAAAGCGTTACGATATCGAAAAGCTCGCCAGCAGTCTTTCCCCTGATGTCTCCGATTTCAATCCTGGCCCGGTCCTGCAAGGCCCACTCACGAATATTCCGGCGGGCGACTTCGGCG
The window above is part of the Nitrosospira sp. Is2 genome. Proteins encoded here:
- a CDS encoding TolC family protein yields the protein MIHKQIIAAALTLALLQSQAHGEISSWTGTAAPTRAVPQIPSGASATANSNDFPGLRALIAEALENSPEVQAALREREAARQRISPAEALDDPVLEAGVINAPLASSTFNREDMTMKMIGLSQRLPFPGKRGLRKDVAAKDAEAVEHGYAETVNRVTREIKIAYFDLGLTLELTRLVEKNKSILDEFLHIAEDHYSVGRGNQTDVLKAQTQVSRMTDELLRLARERTTIEAELIRALGRSANMAAPVPEPPLLNDFNDQSLHVESLRAAALAQRPRLLALQSLVARNDKALELARKNYYPDLDVRMSYGQRDNMLDGSRRPDMVSLTVAINLPVWRGNKLEPRELESLATRDQALSIYQAQRNEVGAQLRQQVAAAEQTMKSARLYQDAILPQARLTVESALAAYRVNRVDFLTLLDSQMTVFNYEISLVQAMASYNKTLAEIDLLTGKAPNNHTNNQTGNHSE
- a CDS encoding copper-binding protein, with protein sequence MTIQFSVARQLALALAWVPALAFGGPITYAAPVDPTPVNISPRYPTELSDDRFLQKQKLTSGSGKDALTLAAGSAAAASTAATAATGLIPGRGVVLTIDRANATVKMNHDPIPALNWPRMTMSFRLKESALADQVKKGDAVEFFLEKSGSDYVIVKWRK
- the ppk2 gene encoding polyphosphate kinase 2; its protein translation is MSKKGDKKESGTKKENGKAGKLATSKPAVEMSKKDYEETLYRLQIELVKLQRHLIKSNEKIVVIFEGRDAAGKDGTIKRITEHLSPRETRVVALGKPSDRDRSSWYFQRYVQYLPAAEELVLFNRSWYNRAGVERVMGFCTNDEYEEFMSSVLEFEHMLIRSGLKLLKYYLDISKAEQAKRLEGRKKDPLAQWKISALDEYALKKWDEYTLARDKMLVHTHNLITPWIIAHADDKPSTRINVIKDMLSRLEYEGKEERLVLPDPKIVATFDASFIEEGLLAR
- a CDS encoding DUF6607 family protein; protein product: MKRASKVAACLLLLPLLSACAGKSFLAKTASVPASVAASADYPTVERPVAGCAAGENAFECDRRAILAIPGNYQVRFNFDETVVLKPGYTRKDPKRSGAFEHVLLVEDTGKRISLQHILVMGGGTITKHWRQDWVYESPKHWVYVGNQRVEPRQREAAGIPGTWTQLVYEVNDAPRYSGSGKWNHRYGVSTWTSERGWRPLPRREYTKRDDYQLINGENRHTITPQGWTHEQDNTKVIRKEDGKDVVLVREFGFNEYRRIDGYDFKPASDYWKSTSGFWADIRARWERALAKDGSLTLSLRTGDEDFNKAILETADAYGKDPRLDKYKTKVDELFRKYVNVGTPASQTKHSDSSSH